The nucleotide sequence AGGTCGTAGATGGTGCCCGAGTCGCCGCCGTGCCCGACGGTGCGGAACAGCCCCATGGTGGCGGGCGACTGGCAGTAGCGCGAGCAGTTGTCCACGTTGTTGGTGCCGATGACCTGCCGCGCCATCTTCTGCACCAGGAAGGCTTCCTCGTTGGTGCATTTGCTGCTGGCGATCATGGCGAGCGCGTCGGGGCCGTACCCCTCTTTGATTTCCGTCAGGCGGCGGGCGACCAGGGCCAGGGCCTCGTCCCAGCTCGCCTCACGGAAGCGCTCGCCCTCGCGAATCAGGGGAGAGGTCAGGCGCTCGCCGCTGTTGACGTAATCCCAGCCGAACTTGCCCTTCACGCAGGTCGAGATGCCGTTGGCCGGTCCCTGTCCAGGCTCGACCTTGAGGATATGGCGGTCTTTCGTCCAGACCTCGAACGAGCAGCCGACGCCGCAGTAGGTGCAGACGGTCTTGGTCTTCTTGATGTAGCGCTCCCGCGCCGCCGACTCCGCCTCGGACACGTTGGTGATCAGCTTCAGGCCCGTGGCGGGTTCCACCGACTTGACCACGTCCACGGCGGCGTTGAACACCGGCAGCGGCAGCCCGGTCATCAGCCCCGCCTCGCCCAGCATAGTTGTCTCCATCAGCGCGTTGCAGGGGCAGACCGTCACGCAGTGGCCGCAGCTCACGCAGCTCGACTCGCCGATGGGCTTGCCGCCGTCCCACAGCACGCGCGGCTGCTCGGCTTCCCAGTTGATGCTCAGCGTTTCGTTGACCTGCACGTTCTGGCAGGCTTCCACGCAGCGCCCGCACAGGATGCACTGGTCGGGGTCGTAGCGGTAAAAGGGGTTGGAAAAGTCCTTCTCGAACCCCTTGCTCTGAAAGGGCCGCTCCTGGTGGTCGAAATGCAGGGTGTGCAGGGCGTTGTGCATGGTGCAGTTGCCGTTGTTGTTGTCGCACACCGTGCAGTACAGCGAGTGGTTGGCCGCCAGCCGGTCGTAGGCGTCGCGCTGCGCGGTGCGGGCGGCCTGGGTCTGGGTCCGCACCGTCAGGCCCTCCGTCACGCGGGTGCCGCAGGCGCGGCCGAGTTGCCCGTTGATCTCCACCACGCAGGTGTCGCAGGTTTGCAGCGGCCCGAGCTGCGGGTGGTAGCACACCTGCGTCAGCTCGATCTGGGCGCGGTTGATGACGTCCACGAGCGGTTCGCCGACATGGGCGGTGAAGTGGCCGCCGTCGATCCTGATCTGCACGGCGGGTCCATCGGCGGGCCGGGTGGGGCCGACACGGGAACGCAGGTGCATGTCGTTGGCTTGCGGAAGCGGGTCGGTCTGGTCCATAGAAGTACCGCCTTGTGAGGGAAAAAGCGCGGGGCCAGAACGCGGCCCGGAGCAGAAACTGAACTGCGGCAAAAAAGAGATCCCCAGGGACAGGGCACAGGCAGACAGGCGGCTGGGAATCTTGTCTGCGACGCTACACCAAGTCGCCCCTGCTGAACAGTCTTTGTGGCGCATTGTGCGCCCGCCCCCGGCGCGGCCCTGCGGCTTTAATCGCCATTGAGGACAAGACCTCTCATTGAGGTCGGGAGCACCGGACGCGCAGAGCTTCAGGTGTGTTCGGGGTGGGCCGCGCGCCCGTGCTGGCGCTCGTGGGCCTCGATTTCCTTTTGCAGAAAGAAATTGAGTGCCGTACGCAGGAAAGCGATGGCCCCCAGCTTGCCGATGTCGTCCCAGGTGGGGGCGATGGCGGTGAGCAGGATGTCGGCGGCCAGCAGAAATTCGAGCGAGATGGCGAGCCAGCGCCCGAGTTGCAGCCGCAGGCTTTCCTTGACCTCGTCGGGGGCGTGGTCGCGCCCGCCGAAAATCCGCACCGAGCGCCACAACGCCTCGACCACCGCCACCGCGATAATCACCACCGCCGAGAGTTCGGCCAGCCGCGCCACGCTCATCGCGCCGAGCCTGACGAAATGTTCCAGTGTTTCCAGCATCTTTCTCTCCCGGCGTCAGAGCTTAAGTGCCAGCGCCACCGCTTCGGCCAGGCCCCCGGCGTCCACGTGGCCGACCTGATAGCGGGCGGCTTCGCGGGCCACCTCGTCGGCGTTGCCCATCGCCACCGGGTGCCCCACCACCCGCAGCGCCGTGACATCGTTGGCGGCGTCGCCCACCATCATCACGCGGTTCAGGTCCACGCCGTACGCCTGCGCCACCCGCGTCACGGCGCTGCCCTTGCTCGTGCCTGCCGTGGTCGCGCTGACAAAGCTCACGTCCGGCATGGCGGGGCTGCTCGACGGGTGCAGGTCGAGACCGGGATGCGGCGTGTCCAGCACCGCCTGTTCCTGCGCCACCGGCACGACCCACTGAACCCGCACCACCGCGCCGTCAAGCTCCTCGGGTGCTCGGGGCGCGTAGGGCACGCCGAGCAGCGCCGCGTGCGCCGGGCCGTAGCCGTGCGGATCGGCCTCGGTAAAGCCGTAGGTGCGGTCGGTGTAGACCTCCAGCAGCTCTCCGCCGCTGCGTGCCCGCGCCAGCAGTTCGGGCAGCACGCCAGCGGGCAGGGGCGACGAAAGGCTCTGGCCGGTGTCGGCCCGCACGATGCTCGCGCCGTTCTGAAAGACGTGCCAGCCGTCGGGGTCGAGGCGCCGGGCATAGTCGAGCGCGTTGCCGAACGCCGGGCGCCCGCTGCACAGCACCAGCCGCACGCCCTGGGCACGCGCCCCTTCCAGCGCGGCCCACACGTCGTCGCGCACCCGGTTGCCCTGCCCGATCAGGGTGCCGTCCACATCGATACAGATCATTCCCAGCATGCTGCCCAGTGTAGAGGCGATGCGGGAAGCGGCACGTCAGGACGGGGTATCGAGGTGCAGGGTCGGGGTGGTCTACCGCTGCGAAGCGTCAGCCGTTCCAGACCCCTTCGCGCTCCACCGCCGCGCTGCCGCCCACCTGCACCGCCGTCACCTGCGAGCCGCGCACCTCGACTTCCACCTCGATTTCGCCGGGGGTGCCCAGCGCGTGCCCCTGCGAGACCAGCCCGGACGCCCGGTTGCCCCGCAGCGGCAGGCGGCCCTCGCTCGCCAGCAGCGCGAGCAGCGCCCCGCCTGCGCTGCCGGTGACCGGGTCCTCGGGAATGCCCACCAGCGGCGCGAAGTCGCGGGCGGCGAAGCGGCTGACCCCCATCGGCGCGTAGGCGTACACGCTGACCACGCCCAGCTCCCGGCTCAGCTCGGTGATGCGCGGCAGGTCGGGTTCCAGTCCCCCCAGCAGGAAAGAATCGAGCAGCGGCACGAAGACGCTCCACAGCCCCGTGCTGGCCGCCGCCAGGGGCAGTCCCCGGTGCACCATGCGGTCGCTCAGGCCCAGCGCTTCGGCCAGTTCGCTTCGCCAGCGGCGGTCCACCGGGCGGGCCTGAAACGCGGGTTGCCGCATCCAGACCCGGCACTCGCCGCCCGCGTCCAGCACCAGCCGCAGCGGAATGCGCCCGGCCAGGGTTTCGAGTTCCAGCGCCTCGCCCCGCCAGCGGCCCTCCTGCGCCAGCACCCGCCCCAGCGCGATGGTCGCGTGCCCGCAAAAGTCCACCTCCTGCGTGGGCGTGAAGTACCTCACCCGCCCCAGCCCGTCGCTCAGCCGGGTCACGAACACCGTTTCGGGCGCCTCCAGAAACGCCGCGAGCCGCTGCATCTGCTCGCTGGGCAGCCCCGCCGCGTCCAGCACCACCCCCGCCCGGTTGCCCTGGCCGGGAACGGTGGTAAAAGCCGAAACCTCGGTATAGCGCGTCATAGGGGCAGTGTAAGCGCTGGCCCCCGGCGCGGGCGGCCCCTCCCGACCTTGGCCCCGGCAAACGAAGCCCGCCCCCCGCGATGAAGGTCGGGGAGGCGGGCAGAGGGCCTCGGGAAAAGGCGGTTATTGAGAACGCGGTATGGCCGTATCACCTGTCGAGAGGCTGTTGCTCCTTGCCATGAACTATGAGGCCATGAGCTATGGGCCATAAGCTCTGAACAGCCTCTTCATGGCTCATGGCCCAGAGCTCAGAGCCAGTCGGCACAGAAGGCTTGAGACCCACTTTGCACGTTGTCAATAAGACTTACAGGGTCAATAAGACTTACAGGTCGAGCGGATCAGGACTCTGGGTGGCGATTTTGGCCTGGTCCTTTTCGTTCTGCTTGATGACTTCCTGCTTGCCTTCGCCGCCGAGACCGGGGTTGATGTTCTCGGAGGTGGCGTCGGGAAGGTCGGGGGTCACGTTGCTGTCGGTGGTGGCGAGGTCACCTGGGTCGGTCATGGGAAGTCTCCTTGCGGCGGCGGCAAGCGCAAGCAGCGCCGCCTGCACCGCCGATGCTTTCACGCCGCTGCCCGGGACGACACCCGGCGCGGCTTTAGCAATCGGCCACCGTTGGCGCCAGAAACGCCGCCTCGCCTGCCAGTTCCCGCTCGCCGCGCAGCCAGCCCAGGACGGCGGCCCGCGCCTGCGGGCGAAAGCCGTAGCTCAGGACGGCGGGCGCGTCCACGTCGAGCACGGCGTAAGGGTTGTACAGCGCGAGGTGCAGGTCGGGCCGCGCTCCCACCAGGGCCGCTTGCCGGTGCCGGAAGGTGCTCGCCAGAATCACCGGCAGGCCGCGCCCGCGCAGGGCCGCCCAGTCGAGCTGCGCCGCGTCGTCGAAGGCGAGCAGCTCCACGTCGTACACCTGTCCCAGCTCACGGGCCAGCGTCTGCGCGTCGGCGGCGGCCTCGCTGACCGTCTCGCGCTGCGGTTGCCGCCACGCCACCAGCAGCACCTTCGATCCCGGTGCGGGCGGCTGCGGCGGGCGGCCCTGCGCGTCGGGCCACGCCGTCAGGCCCCGCGCCCAGGCCTCCGAGAGCAGCGCGGCGTCCGTCTGCGGGTCGAGTGCCGTGTCCGCCTGCGCGGGAAACCGCCGGGCCAGGGCCTGAAGGCGCCCCAGCTTGGCCGCCACGTCTGCCCGGTGTGCGGGGGCGTGCAGGTACTCGGCCACCGCTGCCAGCGTCTGCTCCTGCACCTCGCGCCGACCCAGCGCCATGACGAGGTCGGCGCCGGCCCGCAACGCCTGCACCGCTGCCTCGCCGCGTCCGTAATTCGCGTCTATCGCCTGCATCCCCATGCTGTCGGTGACGATGACGCCGCCGTAGCCCCATTCCTCGCGCAGCAGCCCGGTCAGGACGCGCGGCGAGAGGGTGGCCGGGGACTCGGCGTCGAGGGCGTCGTACACGATGTGCGCGGTCATGATGGCGGGGGTGTCGGGCAGCAGGGCAAGGAACGGCGCGAGTTCGCCCGCGTCGAGTTCGGCGCGGCTCTTGCTCACGCGGGGCAGCGCGAGGTGGCTGTCCTGGTGGGTGTCGCCGTGACCGGGAAAATGCTTGGCGCAGGGGGCCACGCCCTCCCGCGTGTGCCCGGCGAGCGCCGCCTGCCCGTGCCGCGTGACCCGCGCCGCGTCCGAACCGTAGGCGCGGTCCCCGATGACCGGGTTGGCCGGGTTGACGTTGACATCGAGCACCGGCGTGAAGTTCCAGTTGATGCCCACCGAGCGCAGTTGCCGGGCCAGCGCCGCATTGACTTCCTCGGTGAGCTG is from Deinococcus wulumuqiensis R12 and encodes:
- a CDS encoding Cof-type HAD-IIB family hydrolase; translation: MLGMICIDVDGTLIGQGNRVRDDVWAALEGARAQGVRLVLCSGRPAFGNALDYARRLDPDGWHVFQNGASIVRADTGQSLSSPLPAGVLPELLARARSGGELLEVYTDRTYGFTEADPHGYGPAHAALLGVPYAPRAPEELDGAVVRVQWVVPVAQEQAVLDTPHPGLDLHPSSSPAMPDVSFVSATTAGTSKGSAVTRVAQAYGVDLNRVMMVGDAANDVTALRVVGHPVAMGNADEVAREAARYQVGHVDAGGLAEAVALALKL
- a CDS encoding PhzF family phenazine biosynthesis protein is translated as MTRYTEVSAFTTVPGQGNRAGVVLDAAGLPSEQMQRLAAFLEAPETVFVTRLSDGLGRVRYFTPTQEVDFCGHATIALGRVLAQEGRWRGEALELETLAGRIPLRLVLDAGGECRVWMRQPAFQARPVDRRWRSELAEALGLSDRMVHRGLPLAAASTGLWSVFVPLLDSFLLGGLEPDLPRITELSRELGVVSVYAYAPMGVSRFAARDFAPLVGIPEDPVTGSAGGALLALLASEGRLPLRGNRASGLVSQGHALGTPGEIEVEVEVRGSQVTAVQVGGSAAVEREGVWNG
- a CDS encoding DUF1622 domain-containing protein gives rise to the protein MLETLEHFVRLGAMSVARLAELSAVVIIAVAVVEALWRSVRIFGGRDHAPDEVKESLRLQLGRWLAISLEFLLAADILLTAIAPTWDDIGKLGAIAFLRTALNFFLQKEIEAHERQHGRAAHPEHT
- the nagZ gene encoding beta-N-acetylhexosaminidase, with protein sequence MSLMSGSPLPAPSDPVQPGQLLMVDIPGPDLDAETAAYLREHGIGAVCLFGKNVVSAEQLRRLCADLRGVMGEHALIAIDHEGGAITRPEFWPFAPSAMGLGAANDPQLTEEVNAALARQLRSVGINWNFTPVLDVNVNPANPVIGDRAYGSDAARVTRHGQAALAGHTREGVAPCAKHFPGHGDTHQDSHLALPRVSKSRAELDAGELAPFLALLPDTPAIMTAHIVYDALDAESPATLSPRVLTGLLREEWGYGGVIVTDSMGMQAIDANYGRGEAAVQALRAGADLVMALGRREVQEQTLAAVAEYLHAPAHRADVAAKLGRLQALARRFPAQADTALDPQTDAALLSEAWARGLTAWPDAQGRPPQPPAPGSKVLLVAWRQPQRETVSEAAADAQTLARELGQVYDVELLAFDDAAQLDWAALRGRGLPVILASTFRHRQAALVGARPDLHLALYNPYAVLDVDAPAVLSYGFRPQARAAVLGWLRGERELAGEAAFLAPTVADC